Proteins from one Oryza sativa Japonica Group chromosome 12, ASM3414082v1 genomic window:
- the LOC4352669 gene encoding cytoplasmic tRNA 2-thiolation protein 2: MAAAAASSCGGAGCGPHCSSSASAAAVEDAAAAAAEKVGRLSLSRECGKCGGGAAAVAVAGGLGLCGECFRANLLGKFKLAVTSNAMVRPTDSVLLAFSGGPASRVALQFIHEMRCKAIESWDVSNSQALPVFGVGVAFVDESVLCSKPRDEIEMAIEDIRSIVSSLSTGVKAMHIARLEDVFSTESEDGERRLREAVDMIGDDTGREDFLRCLRMLSLQKIAMENGYAKIMLGSCASAIACHVLSATVKGQGYSLPADVQYVDTRWEIPVVLPLRDCLAQELTLLCELDSLKTQQHLDRPSNGINSLVASFIKRLREENPSREHTIVRTAQKLKPFSFNKFSADGYHDFLPSRLRPKFQKFDSDESTFSEILCLMCGSPFSESELQNLESTKHKAQKKIDLYTAHCCQSCYFQILPAGENLNEHFFSLLPKLWTGKMDTISDSHSLLRDQIEEYLLEENDDGN, translated from the exons atggccgccgccgccgcctcctcctgcggcggcgccggctgcggGCCCcactgctcctcctccgcctccgccgccgcggtggaggatgctgctgctgcggcggcggagaaggtaGGCCGCCTGTCACTCTCCCGCGAGTGCGgcaagtgcggcggcggcgccgctgccgtcgccgtcgccggaggccTCGGCCTGTGCGGCGAGTGCTTCCGGGCCAACCTGCTCGGGAAGTTCAAGCTCGCCGTCACGAGCAACGCCATGGTTCGCCCCACCGACTCCGTCCTCCTCGCCTTCTCCGGCGGCCCCGCCTCCAG GGTAGCGCTGCAATTCATACATGAGATGCGGTGCAAGGCGATTGAGAGCTGGGACGTGAGCAATTCACAAGCCTTACCGGTATTCGGTGTCGGGGTGGCATTCGTGGATGAAAGTGTTCTCTGTTCGAAGCCGAGAGACGAGATTGAGATGGCAATTGAAGATATCAGGTCGATCGTGTCGAGTTTGTCAACAGGCGTTAAAGCGATGCACATTGCGCGTCTTGAGGATGTGTTCTCCACCGAATCGGAGGATGGGGAACGCAGGTTGAGGGAGGCGGTGGATATGATTGGTGATGACACTGGGAGGGAGGATTTCCTTCGGTGCTTACGCATGCTTTCGTTGCAAAAG ATTGCTATGGAAAACGGGTACGCTAAGATCATGCTAGGATCATGTGCTTCTGCAATAGCATGCCATGTTCTGTCCGCGACTGTGAAG GGGCAAGGTTACTCTTTACCTGCTGATGTCCAGTATGTTGATACACGGTGGGAAATACCTGTTGTTCTCCCACTCCGTGATTGCCTAGCCCAAGAGCTTACTCTCCTCTGTGAACTAGATAG TTTAAAAACACAGCAACATCTCGATAGGCCTTCGAACGGCATCAACAGTTTAGTTGCATCCTTTATTAAACGACTACGG GAAGAGAACCCTTCTCGAGAGCATACCATTGTAAGAACTGCGCAAAAGCTCAAGCCCTTCTCTTTTAACAAATTCTCGGCAGATGGCTATCATGATTTCCTACCATCGCGACTACGTCCAAAATTCCAGAAGTTTGATAGCGATGAGTCCACTTTTTCTGAGATTCTCTGTCTGATGTGTGGAAGTCCGTTCAGTGAATCAGAACTCCAGAATTTGGAAAGCACAAAACACAAGGCTCAGAAGAAAATTGATCTTTATACTGCTCATTGTTGTCAAAGCTGTTATTTCCAGATTCTACCAGCCGGTGAAAACTTGAATGAACATTTCTTTTCACTACTACCAAAATTATGGACTGGAAAAATGGATACCATATCTGACAGCCATAGCTTGCTAAG AGATCAAATAGAAGAGTACCTGCTTGAAGAAAATGATGATGGAAACTGA
- the LOC4352668 gene encoding cyclin-D5-2, translating into MSMEEAEECSAACGFSLTCQEDGADLGDGVVDDDDDGDVFLFYNAVAAADDEEEEEEYVEQMVSKEASFCCSSSSSLFDAAAGDGYGDGDGDGDWFRQARLAAVKWILETRGYFGFGHRTAYLAIAYFDRFCLRRRVDREAMPWAARLLSIACVSVAAKMEEYQSPALSEFDAGGGRVFCSDSIRRMELLVLSTLGWRMGAVTPFDFLPCFSSRLHRHHHGGAGAAGHGAAAAARVALNAVGFIFATAEAGSVLDYRPSTVAAAAILAASYGAPLTKEALESKMSNLSPSCLIDKENVHACYSMMVGDMNNNRRSSKRPLQCSDSNEITTTSTYDSVLVDDVTDTAAFAATAMNKRLRPEPPRIR; encoded by the exons ATGTcgatggaggaggcggaggagtgcTCGGCGGCGTGCGGCTTCTCGCTGACGTGCCAAGAAGACGGCGCCGacctcggcgacggcgtggtcgacgacgacgacgacggcgacgtatTCTTGTTCTACAATGCCGttgcggcggcggacgacgaggaggaggaggaggagtacgtGGAGCAGATGGTCTCCAAGGAGGCTAGCTTCTGctgctcctcttcttcctccctcttcgacgccgccgccggcgacggctacggcgacggcgacggcgacggggactGGTTCCGGCAAGCCCGCCTCGCCGCTGTCAAGTGGATCCTCGAA ACGAGGGGGTACTTCGGGTTCGGCCACCGGACGGCGTACCTCGCCATCGCCTACTTCGACCGCTTCTGCCTCCGGCGACGCGTCGAT AGGGAGGCGATGCcgtgggcggcgcggctgctgTCTATCGCGTGCGTGTCCGTGGCGGCGAAGATGGAGGAGTACCAGTCGCCGGCGCTGTCGGAgttcgacgccggcggcggccgcgtgtTCTGCTCGGACTCCATCCGCCGGATGGAGCTGCTCGTGCTGTCCACGCTGGGGTGGCGCATGGGCGCCGTCACGCCATTCGACTTCCTCCCCTGCTTCTCCtcccgcctccaccgccaccaccacggcggcgccggcgccgccggccatggcgccgccgccgccgcccgcgttgCCCTCAACGCCGTCGGCTTCATCTTTGCCACAGCTGAAG CTGGAAGTGTGCTAGATTACAGGCCATCAACTGTTGCTGCAGCTGCAATCTTGGCTGCATCCTATGGAGCTCCACTGACAAAAGAAGCATTGGAGTCCAAGATGAGCAACCTTTCTCCATCTTGTCTTATTGACAAG GAGAATGTACATGCCTGCTACAGTATGATGGTTGGGGACATGAACAACAACAGGAGGAGCAGCAAGCGACCATTGCAATGTTCAGACTCCAATGAGATTACCACCACCAGTACATATGATTCTGTTCTTGTTGATGATGTTACCGacaccgccgccttcgctgcGACGGCGATGAATAAGCGGCTCAGGCCAGAGCCGCCGCGAATCCGTTGA